The following proteins are encoded in a genomic region of Henckelia pumila isolate YLH828 unplaced genomic scaffold, ASM3356847v2 CTG_298:::fragment_3, whole genome shotgun sequence:
- the LOC140870951 gene encoding uncharacterized protein isoform X2: protein MENSVKKAGGVDSRDRKSLDLKSLYSSRVSDVGVSKKVSEGNDHEYVKKKKRKNGKGASFTCIELDAKKSRKEGANAVKSEPDFSRESSGGSKLLHGVTFALGKNGNAFNIPKRPRGLVRRKKLRSGQVSEPLDLNNSEDCVKIFNADTNNSHGPKDKLGRSDSVYEVNDGSSNTKSAGDTCDSKLKPKKKVKSTGTVGNSALKLKRKPVADEVKKARKDKPSSVVHAEEEVNPVVDNGDISSKKQRGNSRKKKDSIAGRVGGKASVKKSEPSVGSSKSDSQFVSFQDDDDDEENLEQNAARMLSSRFDPSCTGFPSKKESSVSRPADGFSFPVSPGQDSFTLQDNSVGAMESASVDGKSRALRPRSEDKGKGMPRKRRHFYDIIPNNLDACWFINRRIKVFWPLDESWYYGLVNDYHPECKLHHIKYDDRDEEWVDLHEEKFKVLLLPSEVPGKQKSRKNSEGNKNVHKGKSVPPLNDDSSMENNLDSEPISSWLARSLPKSSKRQKTSQVHPPLGSPFSSEKTDESNSKLADSKGVNDGPECDSASADNTLGGGSFSRSQMNVGSLICEKTDSNGEFSGSKRTRNEPDCMSTSADKISVDGSLGQCLIGTTSSSQNVVYVRRKYDMRCKKGSSLCTAVKSHGSSPGTVTVDPVMVTLPAVKKESCTGYVDSDRKLRLVEVHGELGIDVVPVMLQEIRVQICLPLLPFLYSLGTQDIRLLHNILMLHYGSVVAASPAVVLEMLFVDSNLGLRFLLFEGYLKQALAFVFLILIACGEQDEQLNGDMLLPVTSVRFKLFRVQDVNKKHTLASYSFSGLQLSKWLYLDSKLMQHCRLVKKLPVSECSHDDIKQLECVNFQQCNPQLGLEISSLETLETEAPASWDLPSCEQELGTDALGRNIVEKVYSSDNHLKAPSPPTSVISSAPDSRFDNRSAGVLVDIPCFDQTDMASRQNSGVVCNVSDASVLRANPIGSMRSWQHGRNSSMSSPLGDLSPLWPDGKTNFIHNGFSNGPKRPRTQVQYTLPSSGYDLNSKQKMQNSKTLPCKRIRRASQKRIPDDSKGSQKYLELLECGANVLVTQGDKGWRESGALIFLEVADHNEWRLAVKFSGITKYSYKVTHILQPGSTNRFSHAMMWRGGNDWVLEFPDRSQWALFKEMHEECYNRNIRAASVKQIPIPGVWLVEERNDCGTEVPFVRNHMKYFRQVQTDVEMAMDPSRVLYDLDSEDEQWLEVTKKCTDKHLSEEISDEFMEKIIDMLEKGAYIQCRDNFTDAEIEELVMGIGYLEAAKVVYEYWRQKRDRKGMPLIRHLQPPLWGQYQHQLKEWEITVARGNASFPVSHLEKPPMFAFCLKPRGLDVPNKGSKQRSHRKFSVSGHHHATSGDQDSLHTFGRRLNGPAFGDEKALYSNTVHESSDISPTLQASTRLWSPRDAFFSLSTNVPEWNRNLKVYKHNPTNLSLNNQQMMSYSQRTIGNRNGTHQWNMELPEFSGQKHNFFDGTHRQGVELLKGSDLHELRLRDASRAAQNAHKMAKLKRENAHRLFSKAEFAIHKAVIALMTAEAIRAANENFDGNN, encoded by the exons ATGGAAAATAGTGTAAAGAAGGCTGGTGGTGTTGATAGTCGTGATAGAAAATCCTTGGATCTGAAGAGCCTCTACAGCTCTAGGGTTTCTGATGTTGGAGTGAGTAAGAAAGTTTCGGAAGGAAATGATCACGAGTATGTtaaaaagaagaagaggaagaaTGGAAAGGGAGCTTCTTTTACTTGTATAGAGCTTGATGCTAAGAAAAGCAGGAAGGAGGGCGCGAATGCAGTGAAATCTGAGCCAGATTTTAGCCGTGAATCGAGTGGCGGGAGTAAACTGTTGCATGGCGTTACGTTTGCTTTGGGTAAAAATGGAAATGCTTTTAATATCCCCAAAAGACCTCGTGGTTTGGTGAGGCggaaaaagttgagaagtggTCAAGTGTCTGAACCGTTGGATCTTAACAATTCCGAAGATTGTGTGAAAATATTTAATGCTGATACTAATAATTCGCACGGTCCAAAAGACAAATTAGGTAGGTCAGATTCTGTTTATGAGGTTAATGATGGTAGCTCAAACACAAAATCTGCGGGTGACACCTGTGATTCAAAATTGAAACCCAAGAAGAAGGTGAAATCAACGGGCACCGTCGGTAATTCGGCTTTAAAATTAAAGCGGAAGCCAGTTGCTGATGAAGTTAAAAAAGCCAGGAAAGATAAGCCCAGTTCAGTTGTGCACGCCGAGGAAGAAGTTAATCCAGTAGTGGACAACGGTGACATATCATCTAAAAAGCAGCGAGGTAACAGCAGGAAAAAAAAGGATTCCATAGCTGGTAGAGTTGGTGGTAAAGCCTCAGTAAAAAAATCTGAACCTTCAGTGGGTAGTTCAAAATCAGATAGTCAATTTGTTTCTTTCCAAgatgacgacgatgatgaggaGAACCTTGAACAAAATGCAGCAAGGATGCTCTCATCTAGATTTGATCCTAGCTGTACAGGTTTCCCCTCAAAAAAAGAATCTTCTGTTTCACGGCCGGCTGATGGATTCTCTTTTCCTGTTTCACCTGGTCAGGATTCATTTACTCTGCAAGATAACTCAGTTGGTGCTATGGAGTCCGCATCAGTTGATGGTAAGAGTAGAGCTCTTAGACCAAGAAGCGAAGATAAAGGCAAGGGAATGCCGAGGAAACGCCGTCATTTTTATGACATTATTCCCAATAACCTGGATGCATGTTGGTTTATAAACCGGAGAATTAAAGTCTTTTGGCCGCTGGATGAAAGTTGGTATTACGGCCTTGTCAATGACTATCACCCAGAATGTAAGCTTCATCACATAAAGTATGATGATCGCGATGAAGAATGGGTTGACCTTCACGAAGAGAAATTTAAAGTTTTGCTTCTCCCAAGCGAAGTTCCTGGGAAACAAAAGTCAAGGAAAAATTCTGAAGGCAATAAAAATGTGCACAAAGGAAAAAGTGTCCCCCCATTAAATGATGACAGCAGCATGGAAAACAATCTTGATTCAGAGCCCATTTCATCATGGCTTGCTCGTTCTTTACCTAAATCTTCGAAAAGGCAGAAGACTTCACAAGTTCATCCGCCCTTGGGCTCTCCATTTTCATCCGAGAAAACTGATGAATCAAATAGCAAACTTGCTGATTCAAAGGGAGTTAATGATGGGCCAGAATGTGATTCTGCATCCGCGGATAACACACTTGGTGGGGGAAGTTTCAGTCGGTCACAAATGAACGTGGGCTCTTTAATATGTGAGAAAACTGATTCGAATGGTGAATTTTCTGGTTCAAAAAGAACTAGAAATGAGCCAGATTGCATGTCTACTTCGGCAGATAAAATATCTGTTGATGGAAGTCTTGGTCAATGTCTGATAGGAACTACCAGCAGCTCTCAAAATGTAGTTTATGTGAGGCGGAAATACGACATGCGATGTAAAAAAGGTAGTTCTTTGTGTACGGCTGTCAAATCACATGGTAGTTCCCCAGGAACTGTCACCGTTGACCCTGTTATGGTTACTTTGCCAGCTGTTAAAAAGGAATCTTGTACTGGATATGTGGATTCGGACAGGAAATTGAGACTGGTTGAGGTCCATGGTGAGTTGGGAATTGATGTTGTGCCAGTGATGCTTCAAGAAATCAGAGTCCAGATATGCTTACCTTTGTTACCTTTTCTGTATTCACTTGGAACACAAGATATTCGGCTACTTCATAACATACTTATGCTTCATTATGGATCGGTGGTGGCTGCCTCTCCTGCTGTTGTCCTGGAGATGCTTTTCGTTGATAGTAATCTTGGGTTAAGGTTTCTGTTATTTGAAGGTTACCTGAAGCAGGCTTTAGCCTTTGTCTTTTTGATCCTCATTGCTTGTGGTGAACAGGATGAACAGTTGAATGGTGATATGCTATTACCTGTGACGTCTGTAAGGTTCAAACTTTTTCGTGTTCAAGATGTAAACAAGAAGCACACCCTTGCTTCTTATAGCTTCTCCGGACTGCAACTTTCAAAGTGGCTTTACTTAGATTCCAAGCTTATGCAGCACTGTCGTCTTGTTAAGAAGTTACCAGTCTCAGAATGCTCGCATGATGACATTAAGCAACTTGAATGTGTGAATTTCCAGCAGTGCAATCCTCAGTTAGGTTTAGAAATCTCGTCATTAGAG ACACTGGAGACAGAAGCCCCTGCTTCCTGGGATTTGCCAAGTTGTGAGCAAGAGTTAGGAACAGATGCTTTGGGGAGAAACATTGTTGAGAAAGTCTACTCTTCTGATAATCATCTGAAGGCCCCTTCTCCACCCACTTCCGTTATATCTTCTGCCCCCGATTCTAGGTTTGATAACAGATCAGCTGGTGTTTTAGTAGACATTCCATGTTTCGACCAAACTGACATGGCTTCCAGACAGAACTCTGGTGTGGTTTGCAATGTATCCGATGCCTCTGTGCTCCGTGCAAACCCCATTGGTTCTATGCGTTCATGGCAACATGGTAGAAACAGCTCGATGTCTTCTCCTCTTGGCGATCTCTCTCCCTTGTGGCCTGATGGGAAGACGAACTTCATTCACAATGGGTTCAGCAATGGACCGAAGAGGCCACGCACTCAGGTTCAATATACATTACCTTCTTCAGGGTATGATCTCAATTCTAAGCAAAAAATGCAAAACAGTAAAACTCTACCTTGCAAACGAATAAGGAGAGCTAGCCAGAAGCGGATACCTGATGATTCTAAGGGTAGCCAGAAATATTTGGAGTTGCTAGAATGTGGTGCAAATGTTTTGGTCACCCAGGGAGACAAGGGATGGAGAGAAAGCggagcacttattttcttagAAGTTGCGGATCACAATGAATGGAGACTGGCTGTCAAATTTTCGGGAATTACAAAATATTCGTATAAAGTCACTCATATTTTGCAGCCTGGCTCCACTAACCGCTTCTCACATGCTATGATGTGGAGGGGGGGGAATGACTGGGTACTGGAGTTTCCTGACAGGAGCCAGTGGGCGCTTTTCAAGGAGATGCACGAGGAGTGTTACAATCGGAATATTCGTGCTGCTTCAGTGAAACAGATCCCTATCCCTGGAGTGTGGCTGGTTGAGGAGAGAAATGATTGTGGAACCGAAGTCCCTTTTGTCCGGAATCACATGAAGTATTTCCGACAGGTTCAAACTGATGTTGAAATGGCAATGGACCCGTCTCGTGTTTTATATGACTTAGATAGTGAGGATGAGCAGTGGTTGGAGGTAACAAAGAAATGTACCGACAAACATCTATCTGAAGAGATTTCTGATGAGTTTATGGAGAAAATAATAGACATGCTCGAAAAAGGTGCATATATTCAGTGCCGTGACAACTTCACAGATGCTGAAATCGAGGAGCTTGTAATGGGAATAGGTTACTTGGAAGCAGCAAAAGTCGTTTATGAATATTGGCGACAGAAAAGGGACAGAAAAGGCATGCCTTTGATAAGACATTTACAG CCTCCCCTTTGGGGTCAGTATCAACATCAGCTGAAGGAGTGGGAGATTACTGTTGCCAGGGGCAATGCTTCCTTTCCTGTTTCTCACCTTGAGAAACCACCCATGTTTGCTTTCTGCCTTAAACCACGGGGTTTGGATGTTCCCAACAAGGGTTCGAAACAACGGTCTCACAGGAAATTTTCAGTTTCTGGACACCACCATGCAACTTCAGGGGATCAGGACAGTCTTCACACTTTTG GGAGGAGACTTAATGGGCCCGCTTTTGGAGATGAGAAAGCGTTGTATTCAAATACTGTACATGAGTCTTCTGATATTTCACCAACACTTCAGGCTTCAACTAGATTGTGGTCTCCACGAGATGCATTTTTTTCATTGAGTACTAATGTGCCTGAGTGGAATCGCAACCTAAAGGTTTACAAGCACAATCCGACGAATCTGTCTTTAAATAACCAGCAGATGATGTCCTACAGCCAAAGGACAATAGGAAATAGAAATGGAACTCACCAATGGAACATGGAGTTGCCTGAATTCTCCGGTCAAAAGCACAACTTTTTTGATGGTACCCATAGGCAAGGAGTGGAGCTGCTGAAGGGTTCAGATCTTCATGAGCTTCGGTTACGTGATGCATCACGTGCCGCACAAAATGCACATAAAATGGCTAAACTTAAGAGGGAAAATGCACATAGATTGTTTTCTAAAGCAGAATTCGCTATTCACAAAGCTGTGATTGCTCTAATGACTGCCGAGGCAATCAGAGCTGCCAATGAGAACTTTGATGGCAATAATTAG
- the LOC140870951 gene encoding uncharacterized protein isoform X1: MENSVKKAGGVDSRDRKSLDLKSLYSSRVSDVGVSKKVSEGNDHEYVKKKKRKNGKGASFTCIELDAKKSRKEGANAVKSEPDFSRESSGGSKLLHGVTFALGKNGNAFNIPKRPRGLVRRKKLRSGQVSEPLDLNNSEDCVKIFNADTNNSHGPKDKLGRSDSVYEVNDGSSNTKSAGDTCDSKLKPKKKVKSTGTVGNSALKLKRKPVADEVKKARKDKPSSVVHAEEEVNPVVDNGDISSKKQRGNSRKKKDSIAGRVGGKASVKKSEPSVGSSKSDSQFVSFQDDDDDEENLEQNAARMLSSRFDPSCTGFPSKKESSVSRPADGFSFPVSPGQDSFTLQDNSVGAMESASVDGKSRALRPRSEDKGKGMPRKRRHFYDIIPNNLDACWFINRRIKVFWPLDESWYYGLVNDYHPECKLHHIKYDDRDEEWVDLHEEKFKVLLLPSEVPGKQKSRKNSEGNKNVHKGKSVPPLNDDSSMENNLDSEPISSWLARSLPKSSKRQKTSQVHPPLGSPFSSEKTDESNSKLADSKGVNDGPECDSASADNTLGGGSFSRSQMNVGSLICEKTDSNGEFSGSKRTRNEPDCMSTSADKISVDGSLGQCLIGTTSSSQNVVYVRRKYDMRCKKGSSLCTAVKSHGSSPGTVTVDPVMVTLPAVKKESCTGYVDSDRKLRLVEVHGELGIDVVPVMLQEIRVQICLPLLPFLYSLGTQDIRLLHNILMLHYGSVVAASPAVVLEMLFVDSNLGLRFLLFEGYLKQALAFVFLILIACGEQDEQLNGDMLLPVTSVRFKLFRVQDVNKKHTLASYSFSGLQLSKWLYLDSKLMQHCRLVKKLPVSECSHDDIKQLECVNFQQCNPQLGLEISSLEVEEFTSINVENITAGNKLQTLETEAPASWDLPSCEQELGTDALGRNIVEKVYSSDNHLKAPSPPTSVISSAPDSRFDNRSAGVLVDIPCFDQTDMASRQNSGVVCNVSDASVLRANPIGSMRSWQHGRNSSMSSPLGDLSPLWPDGKTNFIHNGFSNGPKRPRTQVQYTLPSSGYDLNSKQKMQNSKTLPCKRIRRASQKRIPDDSKGSQKYLELLECGANVLVTQGDKGWRESGALIFLEVADHNEWRLAVKFSGITKYSYKVTHILQPGSTNRFSHAMMWRGGNDWVLEFPDRSQWALFKEMHEECYNRNIRAASVKQIPIPGVWLVEERNDCGTEVPFVRNHMKYFRQVQTDVEMAMDPSRVLYDLDSEDEQWLEVTKKCTDKHLSEEISDEFMEKIIDMLEKGAYIQCRDNFTDAEIEELVMGIGYLEAAKVVYEYWRQKRDRKGMPLIRHLQPPLWGQYQHQLKEWEITVARGNASFPVSHLEKPPMFAFCLKPRGLDVPNKGSKQRSHRKFSVSGHHHATSGDQDSLHTFGRRLNGPAFGDEKALYSNTVHESSDISPTLQASTRLWSPRDAFFSLSTNVPEWNRNLKVYKHNPTNLSLNNQQMMSYSQRTIGNRNGTHQWNMELPEFSGQKHNFFDGTHRQGVELLKGSDLHELRLRDASRAAQNAHKMAKLKRENAHRLFSKAEFAIHKAVIALMTAEAIRAANENFDGNN; this comes from the exons ATGGAAAATAGTGTAAAGAAGGCTGGTGGTGTTGATAGTCGTGATAGAAAATCCTTGGATCTGAAGAGCCTCTACAGCTCTAGGGTTTCTGATGTTGGAGTGAGTAAGAAAGTTTCGGAAGGAAATGATCACGAGTATGTtaaaaagaagaagaggaagaaTGGAAAGGGAGCTTCTTTTACTTGTATAGAGCTTGATGCTAAGAAAAGCAGGAAGGAGGGCGCGAATGCAGTGAAATCTGAGCCAGATTTTAGCCGTGAATCGAGTGGCGGGAGTAAACTGTTGCATGGCGTTACGTTTGCTTTGGGTAAAAATGGAAATGCTTTTAATATCCCCAAAAGACCTCGTGGTTTGGTGAGGCggaaaaagttgagaagtggTCAAGTGTCTGAACCGTTGGATCTTAACAATTCCGAAGATTGTGTGAAAATATTTAATGCTGATACTAATAATTCGCACGGTCCAAAAGACAAATTAGGTAGGTCAGATTCTGTTTATGAGGTTAATGATGGTAGCTCAAACACAAAATCTGCGGGTGACACCTGTGATTCAAAATTGAAACCCAAGAAGAAGGTGAAATCAACGGGCACCGTCGGTAATTCGGCTTTAAAATTAAAGCGGAAGCCAGTTGCTGATGAAGTTAAAAAAGCCAGGAAAGATAAGCCCAGTTCAGTTGTGCACGCCGAGGAAGAAGTTAATCCAGTAGTGGACAACGGTGACATATCATCTAAAAAGCAGCGAGGTAACAGCAGGAAAAAAAAGGATTCCATAGCTGGTAGAGTTGGTGGTAAAGCCTCAGTAAAAAAATCTGAACCTTCAGTGGGTAGTTCAAAATCAGATAGTCAATTTGTTTCTTTCCAAgatgacgacgatgatgaggaGAACCTTGAACAAAATGCAGCAAGGATGCTCTCATCTAGATTTGATCCTAGCTGTACAGGTTTCCCCTCAAAAAAAGAATCTTCTGTTTCACGGCCGGCTGATGGATTCTCTTTTCCTGTTTCACCTGGTCAGGATTCATTTACTCTGCAAGATAACTCAGTTGGTGCTATGGAGTCCGCATCAGTTGATGGTAAGAGTAGAGCTCTTAGACCAAGAAGCGAAGATAAAGGCAAGGGAATGCCGAGGAAACGCCGTCATTTTTATGACATTATTCCCAATAACCTGGATGCATGTTGGTTTATAAACCGGAGAATTAAAGTCTTTTGGCCGCTGGATGAAAGTTGGTATTACGGCCTTGTCAATGACTATCACCCAGAATGTAAGCTTCATCACATAAAGTATGATGATCGCGATGAAGAATGGGTTGACCTTCACGAAGAGAAATTTAAAGTTTTGCTTCTCCCAAGCGAAGTTCCTGGGAAACAAAAGTCAAGGAAAAATTCTGAAGGCAATAAAAATGTGCACAAAGGAAAAAGTGTCCCCCCATTAAATGATGACAGCAGCATGGAAAACAATCTTGATTCAGAGCCCATTTCATCATGGCTTGCTCGTTCTTTACCTAAATCTTCGAAAAGGCAGAAGACTTCACAAGTTCATCCGCCCTTGGGCTCTCCATTTTCATCCGAGAAAACTGATGAATCAAATAGCAAACTTGCTGATTCAAAGGGAGTTAATGATGGGCCAGAATGTGATTCTGCATCCGCGGATAACACACTTGGTGGGGGAAGTTTCAGTCGGTCACAAATGAACGTGGGCTCTTTAATATGTGAGAAAACTGATTCGAATGGTGAATTTTCTGGTTCAAAAAGAACTAGAAATGAGCCAGATTGCATGTCTACTTCGGCAGATAAAATATCTGTTGATGGAAGTCTTGGTCAATGTCTGATAGGAACTACCAGCAGCTCTCAAAATGTAGTTTATGTGAGGCGGAAATACGACATGCGATGTAAAAAAGGTAGTTCTTTGTGTACGGCTGTCAAATCACATGGTAGTTCCCCAGGAACTGTCACCGTTGACCCTGTTATGGTTACTTTGCCAGCTGTTAAAAAGGAATCTTGTACTGGATATGTGGATTCGGACAGGAAATTGAGACTGGTTGAGGTCCATGGTGAGTTGGGAATTGATGTTGTGCCAGTGATGCTTCAAGAAATCAGAGTCCAGATATGCTTACCTTTGTTACCTTTTCTGTATTCACTTGGAACACAAGATATTCGGCTACTTCATAACATACTTATGCTTCATTATGGATCGGTGGTGGCTGCCTCTCCTGCTGTTGTCCTGGAGATGCTTTTCGTTGATAGTAATCTTGGGTTAAGGTTTCTGTTATTTGAAGGTTACCTGAAGCAGGCTTTAGCCTTTGTCTTTTTGATCCTCATTGCTTGTGGTGAACAGGATGAACAGTTGAATGGTGATATGCTATTACCTGTGACGTCTGTAAGGTTCAAACTTTTTCGTGTTCAAGATGTAAACAAGAAGCACACCCTTGCTTCTTATAGCTTCTCCGGACTGCAACTTTCAAAGTGGCTTTACTTAGATTCCAAGCTTATGCAGCACTGTCGTCTTGTTAAGAAGTTACCAGTCTCAGAATGCTCGCATGATGACATTAAGCAACTTGAATGTGTGAATTTCCAGCAGTGCAATCCTCAGTTAGGTTTAGAAATCTCGTCATTAGAG GTGGAGGAGTTTACTTCCATTAATGTTGAAAATATAACTGCGGGAAACAAATTGCAGACACTGGAGACAGAAGCCCCTGCTTCCTGGGATTTGCCAAGTTGTGAGCAAGAGTTAGGAACAGATGCTTTGGGGAGAAACATTGTTGAGAAAGTCTACTCTTCTGATAATCATCTGAAGGCCCCTTCTCCACCCACTTCCGTTATATCTTCTGCCCCCGATTCTAGGTTTGATAACAGATCAGCTGGTGTTTTAGTAGACATTCCATGTTTCGACCAAACTGACATGGCTTCCAGACAGAACTCTGGTGTGGTTTGCAATGTATCCGATGCCTCTGTGCTCCGTGCAAACCCCATTGGTTCTATGCGTTCATGGCAACATGGTAGAAACAGCTCGATGTCTTCTCCTCTTGGCGATCTCTCTCCCTTGTGGCCTGATGGGAAGACGAACTTCATTCACAATGGGTTCAGCAATGGACCGAAGAGGCCACGCACTCAGGTTCAATATACATTACCTTCTTCAGGGTATGATCTCAATTCTAAGCAAAAAATGCAAAACAGTAAAACTCTACCTTGCAAACGAATAAGGAGAGCTAGCCAGAAGCGGATACCTGATGATTCTAAGGGTAGCCAGAAATATTTGGAGTTGCTAGAATGTGGTGCAAATGTTTTGGTCACCCAGGGAGACAAGGGATGGAGAGAAAGCggagcacttattttcttagAAGTTGCGGATCACAATGAATGGAGACTGGCTGTCAAATTTTCGGGAATTACAAAATATTCGTATAAAGTCACTCATATTTTGCAGCCTGGCTCCACTAACCGCTTCTCACATGCTATGATGTGGAGGGGGGGGAATGACTGGGTACTGGAGTTTCCTGACAGGAGCCAGTGGGCGCTTTTCAAGGAGATGCACGAGGAGTGTTACAATCGGAATATTCGTGCTGCTTCAGTGAAACAGATCCCTATCCCTGGAGTGTGGCTGGTTGAGGAGAGAAATGATTGTGGAACCGAAGTCCCTTTTGTCCGGAATCACATGAAGTATTTCCGACAGGTTCAAACTGATGTTGAAATGGCAATGGACCCGTCTCGTGTTTTATATGACTTAGATAGTGAGGATGAGCAGTGGTTGGAGGTAACAAAGAAATGTACCGACAAACATCTATCTGAAGAGATTTCTGATGAGTTTATGGAGAAAATAATAGACATGCTCGAAAAAGGTGCATATATTCAGTGCCGTGACAACTTCACAGATGCTGAAATCGAGGAGCTTGTAATGGGAATAGGTTACTTGGAAGCAGCAAAAGTCGTTTATGAATATTGGCGACAGAAAAGGGACAGAAAAGGCATGCCTTTGATAAGACATTTACAG CCTCCCCTTTGGGGTCAGTATCAACATCAGCTGAAGGAGTGGGAGATTACTGTTGCCAGGGGCAATGCTTCCTTTCCTGTTTCTCACCTTGAGAAACCACCCATGTTTGCTTTCTGCCTTAAACCACGGGGTTTGGATGTTCCCAACAAGGGTTCGAAACAACGGTCTCACAGGAAATTTTCAGTTTCTGGACACCACCATGCAACTTCAGGGGATCAGGACAGTCTTCACACTTTTG GGAGGAGACTTAATGGGCCCGCTTTTGGAGATGAGAAAGCGTTGTATTCAAATACTGTACATGAGTCTTCTGATATTTCACCAACACTTCAGGCTTCAACTAGATTGTGGTCTCCACGAGATGCATTTTTTTCATTGAGTACTAATGTGCCTGAGTGGAATCGCAACCTAAAGGTTTACAAGCACAATCCGACGAATCTGTCTTTAAATAACCAGCAGATGATGTCCTACAGCCAAAGGACAATAGGAAATAGAAATGGAACTCACCAATGGAACATGGAGTTGCCTGAATTCTCCGGTCAAAAGCACAACTTTTTTGATGGTACCCATAGGCAAGGAGTGGAGCTGCTGAAGGGTTCAGATCTTCATGAGCTTCGGTTACGTGATGCATCACGTGCCGCACAAAATGCACATAAAATGGCTAAACTTAAGAGGGAAAATGCACATAGATTGTTTTCTAAAGCAGAATTCGCTATTCACAAAGCTGTGATTGCTCTAATGACTGCCGAGGCAATCAGAGCTGCCAATGAGAACTTTGATGGCAATAATTAG